A single Fusarium oxysporum Fo47 chromosome IV, complete sequence DNA region contains:
- a CDS encoding uncharacterized protein (of unknown function, DUF255-domain containing protein): MVASELTASARAMRSTPVSGDESSSSLPKPLPPLRNRAAASQSPYIRGQAESLVSWQLLDDEAVERSRKENKLIFLHIGYKACHFCRLMSIETFSNPDSASVLNESFIPVIVDREERPDLDAIYMNYVQAVSNVGGWPLNVFLTPNLEPVFGGTYWFGPAGRRHLSDDSTEEVLDSLTIFKKVRDIWIDQEARCRKEATEVVGQLKEFAAEGTLGTRSISAPSALGPAGWGAPAPSHASTATEKSTAVSEELDLDQLEEAYTHIAGTFDPVFGGFGLAPKFLTPPKLAFLLGLLKSPGAVQDVVGEAECKHATEIALDTMRHIRDGALHDHIGGTGFSRCSVTADWSIPNFEKLVTDNAQLLSLYIDAWKVSGGGEKDEFLDVVLELAEYLTSSPIVLPEGGFASSEAADSYYRQGDKEKREGAYYVWTRREFDSVLDEIDSHMSPILASYWNVNQDGNVEEENDPNDDFIDQNILRVKSTIEQLSTQFSTPVEKIKEYIEQGRRALRKRREQERVRPDLDDKIVVGWNGLVISALSKAASSLKTLRPEQSSKCRAIAEQAAACIRKKLWNGNERILYRIWSGGRGNTAFADDYAYMIQGLLDLLELTGNQEYLKFADILQQTQNSLFYDADGAFFSTQANSPYTILRLKDGMDTSLPSTNAVSVANLFRLANLRSNDDLAAKARQTINAFEVEVVQHPWLFPGLLQGVVTARLGGETSK; the protein is encoded by the exons ATGGTAGCTTCAGAACTCACCGCGTCTGCTAGAGCTATGCGCTCCACGCCCGTCAGTGGTGATGAGTCAAGCTCGAGCTTACCCAAGCCCCTCCCACCTTTGCGAAACCGCGCGGCTGCTAGCCAGAGTCCATACATCCGGGGCCAGGCTGAAAGCTTGGTTTCATGGCAGCTCTTAGACGATGAGGCAGTCGAGCGTTCGCGCAAGGAGAACAAGCTTATCTTCCTGCATATCGGCTACAAGGCATGCCACT TTTGTCGACTCATGTCGATTGAGACCTTCTCTAACCCCGACTCTGCCTCTGTATTGAATGAGTCTTTCATACCAGTCATCGTCGATCGAGAGGAGCGCCCCGACCTAGACGCCATCTACATGAATTACGTCCAAGCTGTCAGCAACGTTGGCGGATGGCCCTTGAATGTGTTCCTTACACCCAATTTGGAACCTGTTTTTGGTGGTACCTACTGGTTCGGGCCCGCAGGACGAAGACATCTCAGTGACGACAGCACCGAAGAAGTACTCGACTCTCTGACTATCTTTAAGAAAGTTCGTGATATTTGGATCGATCAGGAAGCCCGATGCCGAAAGGAGGCAACCGAGGTTGTTGGCCAGCTCAAGGAGTTTGCGGCTGAGGGTACCCTGGGTACAAGGAGTATCTCGGCACCCTCAGCTTTAGGTCCGGCTGGATGGGGAGCACCAGCCCCGAGCCATGCGAGCACTGCCACGGAGAAGAGCACTGCAGTTTCAGAGGAGCTGGATTTGGATCAGCTGGAAGAGGCTTATACTCATATCGCCGGCACTTTTGATCCTGTTTTCGGTGGATTTGGCTTGGCACCTAAGTTCCTGACACCACCCAAGTTGGCATTTTTGTTGGGGCTTCTGAAGTCTCCAGGCGCTGTTCAGGATGTTGTCGGAGAGGCTGAGTGCAAACATGCCACCGAAATTGCGTTGGATACAATGCGTCATATTCGTGATGGGGCGCTGCATGACCATATCGGAGGCACTGGATTTTCGCGATGCTCCGTTACAGCGGATTGGAGCATTCCTAACTTCGAGAAGCTTGTGACTGACAATGCGCAATTACTCTCCCTCTATATTGACGCGTGGAAGGTCAGTGGTGGAGGTGAAAAAGATGAGTTCCTGGACgttgttcttgagcttgctgagTATCTTACTTCGTCTCCGATTGTTCTGCCTGAGGGCGGTTTCGCTTCAAGTGAAGCCGCCGACTCCTATTATAGGCAAGGTGACAAGGAGAAGCGCGAGGGCGCCTATTATGTCTGGACGCGGCGAGAATTCGATTCAgtgcttgatgagattgatagCCACATGAGTCCTATTTTAGCGTCCTATTGGAATGTCAATCAAGATGGAAATGTCGAGGAGGAAAACGACCCCAACGACGACTTTATTGACCAGAACATTCTCAGGGTTAAGAGCACCATCGAACAATTAAGCACCCAATTCAGCACGCCCGTGGAAAAGATCAAAGAGTATATTGAACAAGGAAGACGAGCTTtaagaaagagaagggaaCAAGAACGTGTGCGACCTGACCTGGATGACAAAATTGTTGTAGGCTGGAATGGTCTCGTGATATCAGCTCTTTCCAAGGCAGCATCGTCGCTGAAGACACTGAGGCCAGAACAAAGCTCCAAGTGTAGGGCTATCGCAGAGCAGGCGGCTGCATGCATCAGGAAAAAGCTTTGGAATGGCAATGAGAGAATCCTATACAGGATATGGTCTGGAGGTCGTGGAAACACTGCCTTTGCAGATGATTACGCCTATATGATCCAAGGTCTCCTGGATCTTCTCGAACTGACAGGAAATCAAGAATACCTGAAATTCGCAGACATTTTACAGC AAACCCAAAACTCGTTGTTCTATGATGCCGATGGCGCCTTTTTCAGCACTCAAGCCAATAGTCCTTATACAATTCTCCGCCTCAAGGATGGCATGGACACGTCATTACCATCAACCAACGCCGTCAGCGTAGCTAATCTATTCCGCCTTGCGAACCTGCGTTCGAATGACGACTTGGCAGCCAAAGCTCGTCAGACGATAAATGCATTTGAAGTCGAAGTGGTGCAACATCCTTGGCTCTTCCCTGGTTTACTCCAGGGTGTTGTCACAGCTAGATTGGGCGGAGAGACGTCGAAATGA
- a CDS encoding dynein light intermediate chain-domain-containing protein, translating into MAANTNRVSIYTTGSGDSEGRDGEQKKDLWTSMLESVASGKRLPEKNLIVLGGTPENQREFLESLSSSESKRNADRLKIPPIANNFALGYTYYDVLDADQDDTLARVSLYFLSQPSAEFASLVAPLLTPETIPNTSLIILLDWSQPHLWLRQIWTWVQVIQEVLKKVDTDQHALMEEVMSTWKERGRGGATTNLDGTPSATATGGDGDSALPLGPGEWEEPLGLPLCVVCQNAQKMEFLEKSQGWKEPDFDTVLQYLRTILLRHGASLIYTSQNTPSQLPSLIHSTLGITSLLKRHPLKHNVIDRDKIVVPTNWDSWGKIRVLGGSFDPEPVSISWSEDISTPLDSMPFDDADKISDKEAEIRKQKSAIARYEGWCRDPNSGGLAVVENAMHGERWITVESDDTQEFLEKQLKILEAFKAKLPEKGSDNAIVRSTRHIDYTGDETSISEHIGPVQFNMGGIQVDADDMLQRLKDRNAFSSSPSNEEEEADTPAANMAKDFDNEQLQSFFTGLMNRKGTGDTSRS; encoded by the exons ATGGcggccaacaccaacagagTATCGATCTATACAACGGGCTCAGGAGACTCCGAGGGCCGCGATGGCGAACAAAAGAAGGATCTTTGGACCTCTATGCTAGAGTCTGTCGCCAGTGGCAAACGACTACCGGAAAAGAACCTCATTGTGCTAG GTGGCACTCCCGAGAACCAAAGAGAGTTCCTCGAATCGCTCTCCAGCTCCGAGTCAAAACGTAATGCGGACCGGCTTAAGATACCGCCGATTGCGAACAACTTTGCGCTGGGCTATACATACTACGACGTTCTCGACGCCGACCAAGACG ATACTCTGGCACGAGTTTCGCTCTACTTCCTCTCCCAACCTTCAGCCGAATTTGCATCTCTCGTTGCGCCCCTCCTTACCCCTGAAACGATTCCCAATACCTCTCTTATCATTCTTCTAGACTGGTCACAGCCGCATCTATGGTTACGACAAATATGGACATGGGTTCAGGTTATACAAGAGGTTCTCAAAAAGGTCGACACAGATCAGCATGCCCTCATGGAGGAAGTCATGTCCACTTGGAAAGAAAGAGGTCGAGGGGGCGCAACAACTAACCTAGATGGAACACCCTCAGCTACGGCTACCGGCGGCGATGGAGATAGTGCACTGCCTCTGGGGCCGGGAGAATGGGAGGAGCCTCTGGGTCTGCCACTTTGCGTGGTGTGCCAGAAT GCCCAAAAAATGGAGTTTCTCGAAAAGAGTCAGGGTTGGAAAGAGCCAGATTTTGATACGGTATTACAATATCTGCGAACGATTTTGCTGAGAC ATGGTGCCTCTCTTATTTATACTTCACAAAATACGCCTTCTCAGCTACCCTCTCTCATTCACTCAACCCTTGGAATCACATCTCTTCTCAAGCGGCACCCACTAAAGCACAACGTTATCGACCGCGACAAGATTGTCGTCCCAACCAACTGGGATTCGTGGGGCAAGATTCGAGTTCTTGGCGGTTCTTTTGATCCGGAGCCTGTTTCAATCTCATGGTCTGAAGATATCAGCACTCCTCTCGACTCTATGCCGTTTGACGATGCAGACAAGATAAGCGACAAGGAAGCGGAAATCAGGAAACAAAAAAGTGCGATTGCGCGGTACGAGGGATGGTGCCGCGATCCTAATAGTGGTGGTCTCGCAGTTGTTGAAAATGCCATGCACGGCGAGAGGTGGATCACAGTGGAGAGTGACGACACCCAAGAAtttcttgagaagcagctcaagatTCTCGAGGCATTCAAGGCCAAGTTGCCAGAGAAAGGCAGCGACAATGCCATCGTTCGCAGCACTCGTCACATCGACTACACTGGCGATGAGACGAGCATCAGCGAGCACATTGGACCTGTACAGTTCAACATGGGTGGTATTCAAGTcgatgccgatgatatgTTGCAGCGTCTCAAG GATCGTAATGCATTTAGCTCTTCCCCAAGTaacgaagaggaggaggccgATACACCTGCTGCGAATATGGCCAAGGATTTTGACAACGAGCAACTGCAAAGCTTCTTTACTGGTTTGATGAACCGCAAGGGCACTGGAGATACATCTAGATCTTGA